The DNA segment CTTTCACTGACCGCACCGGACGGAATGGAAGACGTCTCGAGTGCACGCATACGATTGGCTGTGGATTCGGGGAACGCCGAATCGGTTCTCGAAAACCTGCGGACACTGGCCGACGGCAAGGGTCTCCGTCTTGTCGAACCGCTCACGGGAGGTGAGGCCTGATGCGACTGGCGATTCTCGGAGCCGGTGCCGTCGGCGCGTCAGTGGCCGACCTCGCCGGCGAGTACGGACACCAGGTGGTCGGACTGGCCGACTCGAGCACGGCAGCGGTCGCCGACGCTGGCGATGAAATCGACGTCCCCGGCGCACTCGAGCGCAAAGCGGGCAACGAACCGATCGGTGAGTCGAGCCTGGAGGACGTTTTCGAAACGGACTACGATGTCCTCATCGAGGCCACACCAACCACGCTCGGTGAGGCCGAACCCGGGTTCTCTCACTGCCAGCGGGCTCTCGAGGCCGACAGGCACGTGGTCCTGGCAAACAAGGGTCCGGTTGCCGAACGCTACGACGAGTTGCGCGAACTCGAGCGAGCCAGCGCTGGATCGATCCGCTTCGAGGCCGCCGTCGGCGGTGCAATCCCCGTCCTCTCGACCATCGAAGACTGCACACCAGCGGCAGTCACCGCGGTTCGGGGTGTCCTCAACGGCACGGCGAACTTCATCCTCACGCGAATGGCTGCCGAGGGTCTCGATTACGAACACGTCCTCGCTGAGGCACAGGACCTGGGCGTAGCCGAAGCTGACCCGACGTTCGACGTCGACGGGACCGACGCCGCTCTGAAGTGTGTTATCCTCGCAAACGTACTCAGCGACGGCGGCTTTTCGCTCGCCGACGCCGACGTGGCGGGCATTCAGGACATCCCACCGAGTGCACTCGAGCTAGCGGCCGAAGACGGGGAAACCATCCGTCTCGTGGGCGAAGCGACGCGCGATGGTATCCGTGTCGGACCACGACTCGTGCCCGAAAACGGAGCGATGGCCGTCTCGGGAACACAGAACATCGTTCAGATTGAGACTCGACACGCCGGCGATCTGTACTCGAGCGGCCGTGGCGCGGGTGGCCCGGAGACGGCAACGGCTGTGTTGTCTGACGTGGGCCGACTGCCGTAACACGTCCCGCTCTGAGAGGTACACGGCACGCTCGAGCACTGTCTGATTCTCCTTCGCGCGCCAGCACTATCGCCTGCGTAGGACCGCAGCTGTCGAAGGCTAACCGGTGGTCCGATACCACACCAGGCACCGGCAAATGCGGGTAAGGAGCGGACCCTTGGGACACCGGTCGCGATGACAGATCATCTACTGATCTGGACTGTCTGTGCGTGTGCAACACTCACAAACCGCAAGCAGGAGACGGGGTGGCTCGAATACACTTTCGAAATGGTTTTAACCGCATCGGGCAAAAGAGACCGATATAAGCGCCTTTGCGCGTGAGCTATAACAATGAGCGACAAACCACACCAGAACTTGGCCATTATCGGCCACGTCGACCACGGAAAGAGTACGCTGGTCGGACGCCTCCTGTTCGAGACAGGAAGCGTACCGGAGCACGTTATCGAACAGCACCGACAGGAAGCCGAAGAGAAAGGCAAAGGCGGATTCGAGTTCGCCTACGTCATGGACAATCTCGCCGAAGAGCGAGAGCGCGGTGTCACCATCGACATCGCCCACCAGGAGTTCGACACGGACAAATACTACTTCACCATCGTCGACTGTCCTGGTCACCGTGACTTCGTCAAGAACATGATCACGGGCGCATCCCAGGCGGACAACGCCGTCCTCGTCGTCGCCGCAGACGACGGTGTCGCGCCCCAGACCCAGGAGCACGTTTTCCTGGCCCGAACGCTCGGTATCAACGAGCTGCTCATCGGCGTTAACAAGATGGACGTCGTCGACTACTCCGAGGACACCTACAAGGAAGTCGTCGAAGAGGTCAACCAGCTCCTCAACCAGGTCCAGTTCCAGGTTTCGGACGACTCGTTCATCCCGATTTCGGCTTTCGAGGGCGACAACATCGCCGAAGCCTCCGACAACACGCCGTGGTACGACGGCCGTACCCTGCTCGAGTCCCTGAACGACCTGCCAGAGACCGAGGAGCCATCCGACGCGCCCCTCCGTCTCCCCATTCAGGACGTTTACACCATCTCCGGTATCGGTACCGTCCCCGTTGGACGCCTCGAGACCGGAACGATGAACGTCGGCGACAACGTCTCCTTCCAGCCCAGCGACGTGGGCGGCGAAGTGAAGACGATCGAGATGCACCACGAAGAGGTCCCAAGCGCCGGCCCCGGTGACAACGTTGGTTTCAACGTCCGTGGCATCGGCAAAGACGACATCCGCCGCGGTGACGTCTGTGGCCCAGCCGACGACCCACCAAGCGTCGCCGAGACGTTCCAGGCTCAGATCATCGTCATGCAGCACCCATCGGTCATCACCGCTGGCTACACGCCGGTCTTCCACGCTCACACGAGCCAGGTTGCCTGTACGATCGAATCCATCGACAAGAAGATGGACCCCTCGAGCGGCGAAGTCGCCGAGGAGAACCCCGACTTCATCCAGTCGGGTGACGCTGCTGTGGTCACCATCCGCCCACAGAAGCCACTCAGCATCGAGCCAGCAAGCGAGATCCCAGAACTCGGGAGCTTCGCCATCCGTGACATGGGCCAGACCATCGCGGCAGGCAAAGTCCTGAGCGTCGACGAGAAATAAATGCAGCAGGCACGCGTTCGACTCGCGGGCACCAACCCCAACGATCTGGACGACATCTGTGCGGACGTCCGCGAGATTGCGAACAACACCGGCGTCAACCTCAGCGGTCCGATTCCGCTGCCAACCAAGACGCTCGAGGTGCCAGCGCGAAAATCTCCAGACGGCGAAGGTACCGCCACGTGGGAGCACTGGGAAATGCGCGTCCACAAGCGCCTGATCGATCTGGACGCCGACGAACGCGCACTCCGACAGCTCATGCGTATCCAGGTGCCAAACGACGTGTCGATCGAGATCGTCCTCGAAGACTGAAACGGACCGTTTTCTCGCTTTCCAAACGGTATGCCAGAGCGGCCACCGTTGGAGAGCGTATAACTGGCCCGTTGAGGACGTGACTGACATCGTTTCGGTACATTTTCACGACGCCAAGACCGTGAGCGACACGCTTCTCGAGTAAGTCGGCTCGATACAACTGTCTCGATACAGCCGTCTCGCGTGCACCCACGATACAGACTTTAGTGTTCGCTCGCCAAGGGTGACATATGGGTACAGATTCGCCCAGCCCGCTGCTCGAGACCCTCGGGCTGTTCGCGATCGTTTTCGTTCTCCAGCAAGTAGCCGCACTGTTCAGCCTGGCACTTATGGCTGGCCTGTTCGTGCTTGCACCCCCCCTCGAGTCCAATCCGTGGACGATCGTGACCAGCGTCTACGCACACGGCAACCTCGGGCATCTGCTTTCGAACAGTTTCGGACTCCTCCTCTTCGGCTGGCCGATCGCACGGGCGACGACTCGAGGCCGATTCCACGTATTTTTCGTACTCACCGGTTCACTGGCCGGCATCTCGCAGGTGCTTGTCACCGGTGCCATGGCCTCGTTGACCGGCGGCTCCGGATCAGCCGTGTTGGGTGCCAGTGGAGCGGTCTTCGCGTTGATGGGGTATCTCATCGCCGGGAACCGTGTTTCTGACGGACTCGCCGCTCGAGTCGACGTGCCGCTCTGGCTCACGCTGGTCGTTTTCGTGGTATTGGCGGCCGCGATTACGATTGCGACAGGTTCCCCTGGGGTTGCCCTGATAGCGCACTTTACCGGCTTCTTGCTCGGGTTGCTTGCCGGACGGCTAGGCGTGCTCGAGCCCAGGGCTACGGCGCGTCCCCGCCAGTCTGCGGTTTGATACGGATAGGTTTCGATGGGACCCCACAGTGCAACGGTTCTCGCGTGTCAACGGACTGGTTCGGTACTCGATTTCCGCTTCGAAACACAAGACACAAGTACAAACCACGGATAGATTTCCTCGAGGGCTCGTAGATCAGTGGCAGATCGCTTCCTTCGCAAGGAAGAGGCCCCGGGTTCAAATCCCGGCGAGTCCACTATTTTGCAGCGCGAACAAATCCGTGAGCGATGCACATAGTCGTCGAAGGCGGGATTTTAGCCCTGGAAGTCGCAGCGTGAGCGGAGCGAACGACCGTCTTCCTCTGGGTTCAAATCCCGGCGAGTCCACTTCCCTTCTCTCGCTTGGCTCGAGTCAGTCAGTGAACTCGCCGAACATCGCAAACCTCCGGTTTGCTCAACCCCGGCGAGTCATTACGATTCCGATAGTTTTCGAAGTATCCCGTTAGTCGCTTCCGTAGCGACTCATTTCCCAGTATGCGTTCGGAAAACAGGTGTGATTTTCCAGCGATTTGAGACGAGTGATACCCGCGCAGGTCTCGCCTCGACGCTGTACGCCGATTCGAACGAAGGAAAATGGGGGTGGTCGCTGTGGCAGTGAGTCACTGATCGCCCTCGAGTGGCTCGAGGTGTCTCCACTGTGAAGCCCACGTCAGCGACCGATTCGTCGGATGTTCGTGAGCCAGCGATGATGCGCTCGAGAGTGTTCCGATTCGGGGGATCGACGCCCTCGAGTGCTCCGCTACCGACTCTTCGAGCGACTCGACCAGTACATCGGGATCAACAGCACCAGAAAGACTGTCCCCATCGCAGCGATAGCAATCCAGATGGTCGCGATAATCCGTTCGTCGAGATAGCCGGCGACCTCGAGGACCCACATGAGGCTATAGAGGCTGACGACGACCACAACCGTGATGTACACCCTGAATAAGAGGCCGGTAAGGTGGTACAGAAGCGTTTTCGACGGAATGAACTGTTCGTATCTCATTGATAAAACGTGAAGTCGGCAGTTATCAGGACGGTTCCAACGACCGAAATGAGGACGATAATCGTGGCCAGGACGACGATCAACCAGGCCACCGGGGATAACTCAGTACTGACGGTCGAGAAACTCATGTCGGCCTACGTAATAGATACTGGCCAGTGTCAGCTAATAAATCCAGTGGTCGATTCGACTACAAACCGTGGCTATTCCGTCTCTGCCACGGCTATTTGACCCCCGATACCCAACTGTCGAAGTATGACCACGAGTTACACCTGCGTGTGTGGGGCAACACTGACCTACCGACAGGACCTCGAGCGCGAGGACAGAGGCACGTCACAGCAGTGGTTCTGTGGGGCTTGCCGGACACCGGTCCCCGGAATCGTCGCGGAGCGAATTAGCCATCAGCATCCGTCCTGAACGTCGTTGGCTACACACGATCCTCGAGATGCGGAGCGTGGGCGTGCGTTCCAGAGCGACACGTCTTTCCCACCGGGGACGGCAGTGTGTGATATGAGTGGCGAGCCCAAAACGGAACTGACGAGCGTCGATCTCGCCGCCTTCGTCACGGAGTTTGGAACCTACGAAGGTGCGAAAGTCGACAAAGCCTATCTGTATGGCGATGACCTGCTGCGACTGAAGATGCGCGATTTCGACCGCGGCCGACTCGAGTTGATCCTCGAAGTCGGCGAGAAAAAGCGGGCACACACGTTGTCACCCGAACGGGTGCCCGACGCACCGGGTCGGCCACCGCAGTTCGCGATGATGTTGCGAAACCGACTGTCCGGCGCGGATTTCGTCGGCGTCGAACAGTACGAGTTCGACCGCATCCTCGAGTTCGCGTTCGATCGTGACGACGGGGTGACGCGGATTATCGTCGAGTTGTTCGGGCAGGGCAACGTCGCGGTGACCGATGCCGAGTACGAGGTCATCGACTGCCTCGAGACGGTTCGGTTGAAATCCAGAACTGTCGTACCGGGGTCGCGATACGAGTTCCCCGAGTCGCGTCTCAACCCGTTGACGGTCACACGGGAGGCGTTCGAGCACCAGATGAACGATTCGGATACGGACGTCGTTCGGACCCTGGCGACCCAGTTGAACTTCGGCGGGTTGTACGCCGAAGAGCTGTGTACGCGAGCCGGCGTGGAGAAAACCCTTGCAATCGAGGACGCGGACGAAACCGTCTACAGTCGTCTGTACGAAGCGATCGAGCGGTTGGCACTCGATATTCGGAACGGGAATTTCGAACCGCGGGTGTACCTCGAGGACGATGAGAATAATTCGGAGTCAGAGGACGAGGGGGACGAAAGCGCCACAGCGGGCCAAACGGAGACGGACCGAGTCATCGACGTCACCCCGTTCCCACTCGAGGAACACGTCGAACTGGCGGGTGAGCCTTACGAGTCGTTCCTCGAAGCGCTCGAGGAGTACTTCTTCCGGCTGGAACTGGACGCCGACGAGCCGGATCCCCGGGAGCAGCGTCCCGATTTTGAAGCACAGATCGCCAAACACCAGCGAATCATCGACCAGCAGGAGGGAGCGATTTCGGGATTCGACGAGCAGGCACAGGCCGAACGTGAGAAGGCCGAGTTGCTGTACGCGAATTATGGCACCGTCGACGAACTCCTGTCGACGGTTCGGTCGGCTCGCGAGGACGGTGTCCCCTGGGGAGAGATTGCCGGTCGACTGGAGGAGGCAAAAGAATCCGGACTCGACGCGGCCAAGCCGTTTGTCGATATCAACGGCAAGGAAGGGACGGTGACGATTCGCCTCGAGGGAGAGCCGATCACGCTGGTCGTCGATGACGGGGTCGAGAAGAACGCTGACCGCCTGTACACCGAAGCGAAACGTATCGCGGAAAAAAAGGAGGGAGCACTCGCGGCGATCGAAGATACACGAGAGCAACTCGAGGAAATCAAACGGCGTCGGGACGCGTGGGAAGCCGATGGTGGCGACGACGATGCCGACGGTGAGGAAGACGAGGACGAACCGCGTGATTGGCTGGCGGAGCCGTCAGTTCCCGTTCGAAAGAACGAGCAGTGGTACGAGCGATTCCGCTGGTTCCGGACGAGCGACGACTATCTCGTCATCGGCGGTCGTAACGCCGATCAGAACGAGGAACTCGTCAAGAAGTACCTCGAACGAGGCGACCGCGTGCTCCACACACAGGCCCACGGTGGTCCGGTCACGGTGCTCAAGGCGACGGACCCGAGCGAAGCGTCCTCGAGCGATATCGAAATTCCCGACTCGAGCGTCGAGGAAGCGGCACAGTTTGCGGTCTCGTATTCGTCCGTCTGGAAGGACGGCCGCTATGCTGGTGACGTCTACATGGTGGACTCCGACCAGGTATCGAAAACGCCCGAAAGCGGCGAGTACCTCGAGAAGGGTGGGTTCGCCGTTCGCGGTGATCGGCGCTATCTCGACGACACCCCGGTCGGCGTCACCGTCGGGATTCAGTGTGAGCCGTATACGCGAGTCATCGGTGGGCCACCGTCAGCTATCGAGGACCGGGCGGTGACGACGATTCGCGTCGAGCCGGGCCGTTTTGCCCAGGCTGACGCCGCAAAACGGATCTATCGGGAGTTACGCCAGCGCTTTGCCGACGAGTCGTTCGTCCGGAAAATCGCCAGCCCCGATCAGATCGCTCACTTCCTGCCGCCGGGTGGGAGCCGTTTGGTCGAGGAGTAACGCTC comes from the Natronosalvus amylolyticus genome and includes:
- the rpsJ gene encoding 30S ribosomal protein S10, giving the protein MQQARVRLAGTNPNDLDDICADVREIANNTGVNLSGPIPLPTKTLEVPARKSPDGEGTATWEHWEMRVHKRLIDLDADERALRQLMRIQVPNDVSIEIVLED
- a CDS encoding rhomboid family intramembrane serine protease: MGTDSPSPLLETLGLFAIVFVLQQVAALFSLALMAGLFVLAPPLESNPWTIVTSVYAHGNLGHLLSNSFGLLLFGWPIARATTRGRFHVFFVLTGSLAGISQVLVTGAMASLTGGSGSAVLGASGAVFALMGYLIAGNRVSDGLAARVDVPLWLTLVVFVVLAAAITIATGSPGVALIAHFTGFLLGLLAGRLGVLEPRATARPRQSAV
- the rqcH gene encoding ribosome rescue protein RqcH; the protein is MSGEPKTELTSVDLAAFVTEFGTYEGAKVDKAYLYGDDLLRLKMRDFDRGRLELILEVGEKKRAHTLSPERVPDAPGRPPQFAMMLRNRLSGADFVGVEQYEFDRILEFAFDRDDGVTRIIVELFGQGNVAVTDAEYEVIDCLETVRLKSRTVVPGSRYEFPESRLNPLTVTREAFEHQMNDSDTDVVRTLATQLNFGGLYAEELCTRAGVEKTLAIEDADETVYSRLYEAIERLALDIRNGNFEPRVYLEDDENNSESEDEGDESATAGQTETDRVIDVTPFPLEEHVELAGEPYESFLEALEEYFFRLELDADEPDPREQRPDFEAQIAKHQRIIDQQEGAISGFDEQAQAEREKAELLYANYGTVDELLSTVRSAREDGVPWGEIAGRLEEAKESGLDAAKPFVDINGKEGTVTIRLEGEPITLVVDDGVEKNADRLYTEAKRIAEKKEGALAAIEDTREQLEEIKRRRDAWEADGGDDDADGEEDEDEPRDWLAEPSVPVRKNEQWYERFRWFRTSDDYLVIGGRNADQNEELVKKYLERGDRVLHTQAHGGPVTVLKATDPSEASSSDIEIPDSSVEEAAQFAVSYSSVWKDGRYAGDVYMVDSDQVSKTPESGEYLEKGGFAVRGDRRYLDDTPVGVTVGIQCEPYTRVIGGPPSAIEDRAVTTIRVEPGRFAQADAAKRIYRELRQRFADESFVRKIASPDQIAHFLPPGGSRLVEE
- a CDS encoding homoserine dehydrogenase, giving the protein MRLAILGAGAVGASVADLAGEYGHQVVGLADSSTAAVADAGDEIDVPGALERKAGNEPIGESSLEDVFETDYDVLIEATPTTLGEAEPGFSHCQRALEADRHVVLANKGPVAERYDELRELERASAGSIRFEAAVGGAIPVLSTIEDCTPAAVTAVRGVLNGTANFILTRMAAEGLDYEHVLAEAQDLGVAEADPTFDVDGTDAALKCVILANVLSDGGFSLADADVAGIQDIPPSALELAAEDGETIRLVGEATRDGIRVGPRLVPENGAMAVSGTQNIVQIETRHAGDLYSSGRGAGGPETATAVLSDVGRLP
- the tuf gene encoding translation elongation factor EF-1 subunit alpha, whose product is MSDKPHQNLAIIGHVDHGKSTLVGRLLFETGSVPEHVIEQHRQEAEEKGKGGFEFAYVMDNLAEERERGVTIDIAHQEFDTDKYYFTIVDCPGHRDFVKNMITGASQADNAVLVVAADDGVAPQTQEHVFLARTLGINELLIGVNKMDVVDYSEDTYKEVVEEVNQLLNQVQFQVSDDSFIPISAFEGDNIAEASDNTPWYDGRTLLESLNDLPETEEPSDAPLRLPIQDVYTISGIGTVPVGRLETGTMNVGDNVSFQPSDVGGEVKTIEMHHEEVPSAGPGDNVGFNVRGIGKDDIRRGDVCGPADDPPSVAETFQAQIIVMQHPSVITAGYTPVFHAHTSQVACTIESIDKKMDPSSGEVAEENPDFIQSGDAAVVTIRPQKPLSIEPASEIPELGSFAIRDMGQTIAAGKVLSVDEK